The nucleotide sequence CTAATTAAGTTACATTATATACTTAATTTCTATAGTGCGAAGCTTGTTGATGCTGCTCTTGCTTCCGGGAAGATTTGGGAAGACGAGGGGTTCAATTACATCAAGGAATCTTTTGATAAGGGTACTCTGCACCTTATTGGTTTGTTGAGTGATGGAGGCGTTCACTCCCGGCTAGACCAAGTGCAGGTTAGCTTAGCAATCATTGTGATGAACGCCAGACGGTCTTGTGATGATTTGTCAAATATTAAATTGCTCTGTTTTGTTTCACTTTATTTTCAGTTGATTGTGAAAGGTGCCAGTGAGAGGGGAGCAAAAAGAATTCGCCTTCACATTCTTACTGATGGGCGTGATGTTTTGGATGGCAGTAGTGTTGGTTTCGTAGAGACAATTGAGAACGATCTTGCTCAGCTTCGTGAGCAGGGTGTTGATGCACGGATTGCATCTGGTGGTGGAAGGATGTATGTTACCATGGACCGCTACGAGGTATACTCTCATTTTATAGTTTAGCTTTGTGAGGTGCAATTTTGTGTTATATTTTAGTTGGAAAAATACACATTTTCCTGGTGAAATTAAGTCATGTATTTTGATGCATTGCAGAATGACTGGAGTGTGGTCAAGCGTGGGTGGGATGCCCAGGTGCTTGGAGAAGCACCACACAAATTCCAAAATGCACTTGAAGCTGTGAAGACTCTAAGAGCAGAGCCCAAGGCCAATGATCAGTATTTGCCCCCCTTTGTGATAGTTGATGAGAGTGGCAAATCGGTTGGTCCTATAGTAGACGGTGATGCAGTCGTGACTTTCAATTTCAGAGCTGATCGCATGGTTATGCTTGCGAAAGCACTCGAGTTTCCTGATTTTGATAAATTTGACCGTGTTCGTGTACCAAAAATTAAGTACGCTGGGATGCTTCAATATGATGGTGAGTTGAAGCTTCCAAGCAAGTACCTTGTTTCCCCACCTTTGATTGAGAGGACATCTGGTGAATACTTGGTGAAGAATGGTGTCCGCACCTTCGCTTGCAGGCAAGTACCTAGTTTTCCATTCTATTTGTTCCAATGCTAAGGCACTTGGTTCTTCATGTTCATCTCTATACTATAATTTCTGGTCATTAGTTAGTCATGACTCGGGTGTTTGATTACATGGAACATTACTTATGTGAGGTTAGCATACTCCCATTGAAAACAAATGTGGGTCAAGTACTGTGTAAAATGTGAATACACAAGTCAGATGCAAAGCTTTATATTTGTTGCCAATCATATATCAATCACCAAAATAGGAAAGTGATTTCTTTGGTTTGTTTTACTTTCTGGAACCTATTAGTATAGTTTGTCTGGGGGCAAAGCTTAACTACAGGGTCCGTAATTGAAATTATCTACATTTGAGTACTTTTTTCTGAAAGTCCATTCAGCGTTTATTGACCTTATGACTCCCCTATTCTCATAATTGTGAGGGAATTATTATTTTTGCAAACCGTTATTTCAGTTGTTTTGAGGTCTAAAGTTTGTTCTGTGCTTCGAAATTTATCCTATGTTTCTGCACATTTGTATTTATGAGTTCTTTTTATTTGTTCATAACAGTGAGACAGTGAAGTTTGGCCATGTCACATTTTTCTGGAATGGAAACCGTTCGGGATACTTTGACGAGACCAGGGAAGAGTATGTAGAAATTCCCAGTGACAGTGGTATCACATTCAATGAGCAGCCCAAAATGAAGGCACTTGAAATTGCTGAGAGAACTCGGGATGCTATCCTCAGTGGGAAGTTTGACCAGGTAAGGAATTTGGAAAGGTGTAACACGCGACATCCTTGGTTTGCCCCCTTAAATTTACATAACATGTTATATGCTTGTAGGTGCGTATTAACCTGCCAAACGGTGACATGGTTGGTCACACTGGTGATATTGAAGCTACAGTTGTTGCTTGCAAGGCTGCCGATGAAGCTGTCAAGGTGAGAACAAACAAGAAACTTCAATGTTTTGTTTACATGATCTATATCCTGAAAGTTGAATTGGGGCACAGTTTCAGTGACAAATTCTCTGAATTCTACCTCATTTGCCTTTTACTTATCTGTATCATTGGTTCCCCTTGAAAACAGATGGTCTTGGATGCTGTGGAGCAAGTTGGTGGTATCTATCTTGTCACAGCTGATCATGGAAACGCAGAGGATATGGTTAAGAGGAACAAAGCTGGCCAGCCGATGCTCGACAAGAGCGGTAGCATCCAGATTCTTACCTCGCATACGCTTCAGCCAGTAAGTGCAATGGCCTTTGATGCTCTTCCTGTAAGACCAGTTTTAAGTGACGATATTTATCGCTTGGTTTTGACCTGCCTGCGAACTTTGCAGGTCCCTGTTGCTATCGGAGGCCCTGGTCTCCACCCAGGAGTGAGATTCCGCTCCGACATCCAGACACCTGGGCTCGCCAACGTTGCCGCCACCGTGATGAACCTCCACGGCTTCCAGGCTCCTGCTGATTATGAGACGACCCTCATCGAAGTCGTCGACAAGTAAAAAAAACAATGCGCTCTTTGAAGCCAAAATTGCTGTAGCCAATTTTGTCGCTATAGTTTTGGGGTTGGTCAAGGAATGATCGCATCATTGAATAATTTGAGATTTGACAGCACGCTTGCTCGAACTCATCATGTGTAACATTGAGAAAGGTGGATTTTACTTGCAGTTAGCTCTATTTTGTAATTTGGGGTTTTGCCATGCGGGTTTGCTTAACAGACCGATAGCGATTTTTGCTCAGCTATATGTATGAGATTTCATCTTCAGGTAAACGCCCGATAATAGCGTTCTTATCCTCGCTCTCCCTTGAGCCTAAATAGTCCCCTTCCCCAAGCAATGAAGGAAACGGGGAAAATTTCAAAGCCAGACTGCTTTGTAAGCCGTGACTCACAGAACTGGTGAGGGGCTTGGACGCACCTTGCATGCCAAACTCCAACTCCCTTTGGAAGAGCTCCGTGCACTAACCCCAGGTTGTGCCTCAGCGGGCGAGTGTTGGGTCGAGTGGTGTGGATAGCTGTTGGGGCCAAAAGTACAATTGGTGTTACATGCGTGCTCATCAGCGAAATAAGGAAATAATGAGAAGCTAAACCTCGTCTGTCTTTCGATCATCAGTGATCGGCCATCGCATGGGGCCGAGGGCAGGATAGGGTCATACAAAGCAAAAACACTCTTTTATCCTTGAATTCCTTCGCCTGTCATGGTGACACAGATGACGGTTGAGCAGGAAGACGACGGTGCGCCTTGGCTGGCCATGACGAAGAGAAGAATGTGCGGGAGGGTCGTGGTAGACACATAGGTGACAACGGCGGTGTGTGTGGCTGACAACAGAGGAAGCAACAGTTCGACCAGTGCTCATCAGGAAGACGAGGACAGTGCTGATCCGCATGTCTTCGACCATGAATTAGTTCTCAACAACACGCCCATagtccctaataataaagcatctATTGCTTCTGATGGTACGCCATCTAATTTGCCCCTAAAGTTGCtaaatattacccaccaatgccacctatAAGTGAGGAAAAACGATTCAGTTTTTTTTTCTCGCGGCATTCGCCTCTGGTTTATCTACGGGCGGTGTCCAAAAAGTAGCATAAGGACTCCCATAGCGCATTGGCTGGACCGAGCCCTGGCTCTCTCATCTTTTTcaacttttttgtttctttttcctgaCATATTAAAATGGTCTCAAAATATTTATCTTTCAAACACTAACTCAAaatataacatgttatatatgaaatggTCTTTAAAAAAAATTATCTTTCAAACACTAACTCAAAATATAACATGACAATAAAACCTGAGAAAAAAACACTACCTCAGaatataacatgttatatatgaaaaaaacCCTGAGAAAATGTGTATAAGTTTtaaatatacatacatatatatctAAAAAATCCTTTCGTCGGCCTAAATTTTTAGGCCTAACAGATTAAAATGGTCTTTGAAATATTTATCTTTCAAATGCTAACTCAAaatataacatgttatatatgaaaaaaaactgaGAAAAATGTGTATACATTTTAAATATACATACATACCTAAAAAAATCCTTTCGTCGACCTAATTTTTTGTGCCACATTCGTTCGAGTCAGGTACAAACAATACACACAGTTTTTTTGCTCATCTCCCTTTGATATTCCATATGAATCTGTTGAACGTGGACACAGGACTCTAGATATATACATGTATAAAAATATCAGGACCAACACGGTTCCTGAAAAAATAGGCTCGCCTCAGCAAAGCCGTCGCCGCCATCAGTAGCAGCCCTCGAGCGCGGACGCAACGATCTAGACGTCATGACCAGGTACATTAGTACCACTATATTGATCGCTTCAGCCGCTGCTTCCATCAATCAATCATCAATGGTATAATGGACCCTCGATGATCACATCGTATGCACATATTAGTGTAGGGGAGTTGGCCATCTTGTGATTGACCATACCATTTATACGTGTATGCACTCCATTGAGAGACCGGGAGAAGAAGTACTGCTACCGCAACTTTTGATTGCCCTAAACATACTTGTGATTTGGCATAGTCTACAAGTTTACAACGAGGTGGGGAGCTTGTAGATGTTGGGAACCAGGCTGGCTCCGCATGCCTCGCTTCCCTCGAGTGGGAGCTCATAGGATAAGCAAGTCTCTCGCTGGGAGGCCGACACGGTCATCAATGTCGAATCGGTCACTCACATATCTTCTTTGACTCAGAGCTCAAGCTGATGTACATGCCTTTGCCTGTTGTCCAACTGACCATCAACTGCAACAACACCTGCAGTAACGCATGTCGCAAAATCTACGTAGATGCTTTCTACTGTACATTATTTGAcacgtactccctctgtaaagaattaAACGCTCTTATAACTCTTTATAGAGGAAGCGCTATTTTTCAAGTTGAATATATTTGTAGGTAACCTACATCTTTTTTACCCTTCATCGTCATTGGTACCAAAATTTTCCATGTGCATGATCCCACACAAATATATTCGATGCAACATCACAGCCTTCTATTGCAGCTATAATGATTACCATCAAGGGATGTGGACACTAACTCCACGAGGAGCATTTGGTTATATAACCCAGATACAAGCAAATCAGAATCATTAATTGTGCTGACAAGGAAAGTAAAACATATTGAGGCTCCAATTATTAAGATGACACTCAGAGTAGGCCTTGACCTCCGCCTCTCCTTTCTAACTGGCATTTGCTCAGTATGACGATGGAAACCACAAGGCCGTGTACATAATAAAACTTGCAAAAGGGCAGAAGGATGAATAGGTTGATGACAGTGACGAGACAGAGCAATTGTGATAAGTGACAAAACATAATTTtgttatcccgttgcaacgcacgggctcttttgctagttcaACACTCAAATACAGACTGAAGCAGCAAAAAGCGCCATAACAGTCGATACAGACCGAAATCACTAGTTGATGAGTACttgttgcaaagatcactccaactccCCTGGTTGCGGccagtggcgcacatgcagcgcgccacttgtcgcgacctaggagtttttccttttttctagatccgtttattcaaaatgttttatctctcaaaccatgcgtccaaatcttgaatcgctttcaccgttggattcctcgcgtcgagatcttcaaaactagatcccatgttcttggttttgacgaacttttttttacgaaaaaacgaagaacgaaaaaaccgaaccggaagcacgagttttttcccttttcgaaagaggcacgcccatgcctctcacgaaatcacaaccgtgatTCTCGCGGAAGGAAATCCTTGACTCccgcaaaaggaaaaaaagagaaaatacgtttttttcgttttcgaggaggcacgaccgtgactctcgcgaaagcacaaccgtgcctctcgtagaagcaaaatcgtgactctcatgaaaggaaaaaacagaaaaggtgtttttttcgtttctgagaggcacgaccgtgactctcgcgaaagcacaaccgtgcctctcgcggaagcaaaaccgtgactctcacgaaagaaaaaaaagaaaacgtgttttttttccggtttccgagaggcacggccgcgactctcgctaaagcataaccgtgcctctcggagaaacaaaaccgtgactctcgcgaaaggaaaaaaaacagaaaacgtgtttttttcgttttcgagaggcacggccgtgactctcgcgaaagcacacccgtgcctctcgcggaagcaaaactgtgactctcgcgaaagaaagaaaaatagaaaacgcgtttttttcgtttccgagaggcacgaccgtgactcttgcggaagcaaaaccgtttctcacacggaagcaaaaccgtaactctcgggaaaggaaaaaaacatgttttttcgcgcaatttttttttcaaatttttttatcaaaaagctaaggaagaccggtggaaaaccaaaacgtcaaaaaatagaaaaaaaccgTTTGAAAAGCCGAAAatgcgtgcgaaaaaataaaaacaaaatccggagggagcgcccaaagcgcgacacgtgacgaatgactgagagcgcgctaagtggcgctgatcgttgcgaggctcccgaaggagcgctcgttaactagctGCTCTCGGAGCTTCCTGTACACATCGCGACCATATAGAAATTTATTGCGTACAAACTTGGGGCGATAAGGTTTTTTTTAATACAATACacacacaagcgctcatatatacgcgtaTACACTCACATTATGaacgcacgcgcgcgcacacacaccctACCTGTGGTAGAAGAAGGAGAGGACCaaaactctcctgacaaggtcaaggtaaccccacgttcaaatcctcctcttttcactccgtCTACTCcttgtgatgagtatcttgatgcggaggataattgtgatgatgatgatgatttagatgatcctatgcttgctaaactaaataagttcacgtgctcccttaaaggaaagaagctcactatgtttcgtatgcttatggagatggtgagtaagcacaccattacCATTAAGGAACTCAAAACCCTCGTCAACAAGGAAAATGAAAagtatgaaatccttgagcggaaagtccaatatgaggaagcacgaaatgatgaactatgcctaaaaattggtgcaaacattgatgttcatgcaaaaaacttgcctccttgaaaaaggccaAGAACTCTTGCaaggagttgatgaatgataaaagtaagcttatGGAATCTCATGCTTGTCTCCCTAAGGATTTTGAGCTTCTATCCAtttccctcaagactaaggaagaggagctcactcttcttacaaagagttttgagacgctcaaacttacttatcttgaaactctagccaaggttTACTCTCACCATCCGGTTGGCATGATTCCTTACGAATAGGCAGGTTTCAAGGTCGAGGAGGAGGTGTTTGATAtttattgcctttataaagggactagGGCCCGTCTGGCTTCGTTACGCCAACCCTTTCCTCATCCTCTccaacctcgagctccagcgcctaagGTTTTGATTGTTTCAAGCTTCCCAGTCATGGCCGACCCCAGTCCTCAAGGTCGGTgggtgccctcctccatcacagaggaggacatcgcgaagctccgggcagccagatacctgaccgcagaaatcccccacaagcttcctgctcaagggcaggttattcctactcccagatccagcgagagggtcgtattcatctcccacttcctttgAGGGCTAGGGTTTTCCCTACACCCCTTTGTTCGAgagcttatgttctattacgggctaggtTTTCACGATCTAActccggactccttccttcacatctcggcattcattatcACATGCGAAGCTTTCCTCCGTATtgccccacactttggcttatgtcttaagacctttaatgtgaagccgaaggtaatcAGCGGGGGACGAGCAGAGTGCGGTGGTGCTACAGTGGGCAAACTTATCAACACTCcctggctaaaaggatccttcacagaatcttccgacttatggcaacgagaatggttttacatcactgaaccccgtggcaccaagtgggcggctatacctgcgttccgatctggccctccaattCAACTCGCATCATGGGTTAATAAAGGGTTGGAATGGGGATCATccgatgaagtgcagactctacagagccgcatccggagtctccttgagaagaacaccgaactcatcgacgtgattcaagtaatgctagtccgctgagtcctcccgtgccaaagacggcccctccgtatgtgggagcttaatccagaaggaccacggacccttcagcacttcttcggtgtgacacacaaaggaatgtggaagttatttttcgggaaacgaaaataGTTGCCGGACACTacagaggacatcggccttgactacAACCATCCGGATACCACGGTAAGCACTCGATTCTCAAACACAACTTATATACGCATATCATAATAAGATGCTGAGAAaaccatcttcttccagggctggataaagaaggcagagcgaatcaggtgttcggctcctcttcccgaagactcagctagtcCCGTTCTAgcaaggatgctggtcccggcgccataccaaGCGCCGCGGGAAGAGGAGAGCAAGAAGAGTGGGGGAGCCGAAGGCGGCTTCCATCCTGGAGGCAACCACACACTGTGTTCGGGGAGACTAGGGCTCCCTCTTCCGAACACAAAAGGgaaggagaagctgacatcccttcttcctatagtaagaaaagggccgcctccaagAGTTGGGAGGTAAGGGCTCCTAAGCGGGGCCAAACGCCCCTGCCGAGTGGTTCAGGTTTGGAAGGTGTTATTCTCGCACAATCCCTTCATAAGGACAAGCCTCCAGCCGAATCATAAGTGAACAAAGATATTTTGAACATACCCCGttccttctttctttctttgcaaatGTAACATCTAGAATATGCGTTTTGTAGTCCGGCAtgcagtcttcctcaacaatcctcctcctcgggagacctctTACCTGAGATGATGGAAAGTGAAacgcctccacaagcttcctcgcccaacagggcggacgacatcgaggtgtcgtcccgaaggGTCTCTCCCGATCAGGGGATAATAGAGCCAGCGCCCCAAGGTGAAACTTCGGCCGCCCAGAGTCCAAAGTGTGCGGTCCTTGTAAGGGTTAACAATAAAGGCTCCAGACTAttcggtttacagccggagacgactctagggtcgagtagACATACCCAGTCAAAGGGAGTCTGTACTGCCATAGCTGCTTCCAGGAATCCGAATGCGCCAGATACACTGACGGACATGTTACGGTATTCGTCAATCTCAGATGGTCATCATACTTTGATGGGTACGGTCGTTCagaggattctgtccgcgaaaagcggattgaatgaagccttcatgggcatgctaagaggctttgaggtatgtaatattATATTTTCAATTGTGTTCTACACGCAAAATgtacctgtgtatagatagtagtgaaggaaatatgccctagaggcaataataaagttattatttatttccttatatcatgataaatgtttattattcatgctagaattgtattaaccggaaacataatacatgtgtgaatacatagacaaacaaagtgtcactagtatgcctctacttgactagctcgttgatcgaagatggttatgtttcctaaccatagacatgagttgtcatttgattaacgggatcacatcattaggagaatgatgtgattgacttgacccattccgttagcatagcacttgatcgtttagtttgttgctattgctttcttcatgacttatacatgttcctatgactatgagattatgcaactcccatttaccggaggaacactttgtgtgctaccaaacgtcacaacgtaactgggtgattataaaggtggtctacaggtgtctccgaaggtacttgttgggttggcgtatttcaagattaggatttgtcactccgattgttggagaggtatctctgggcccactcggtaatgcagatcactataagccttgcaagcattgcaactaataagttagttgcgggatgatgtgttacggaacgagtaaagagacttgccggtaacgagattgaactaggtattgagataccgacgatcgaatctcgggcaagtaacataccgatgacaaagggaacaacgtatgttgttatgcggtttgactgataaagatcttcgtagaatatgtaggagccaatatgtgcatccaggttccgctattggttattgaccggagacgtgtctcggtcatgtctacatagttctcgaacccgtagggtccgcacgcttaaagttcgatgacggttttattatgagtttatgtgttttgatgtatcgaaggagttcggagtcccagatgagatcggggacatgacgaggagtctcgaaatggttgagacgtaaagatcgatatattggacgactatattcggacatcggaaaggttccgagtgattcgggtattttcgggagtaccggagagttacgggaattcgtattgggccttaatgggccatacaggaaaggagagaaaggcctcaaagggtggctgcacccctccccatgggctggtccgaattggactagggaggggggcgcccccttccttccttctccttttcccttccctttccttccctcctactcctactacttggaagggctcctagttctactaggaaagggggaatcctactcccagtgggagtaggactcccctagagcgcgccatagagagggccggccctccccctcctccactcctttatatacgggggcagggagcaccccaaagatacaacaattgatctcttgatcccttagccgtgtgcggtgcccccctccaccataatccacctcgatcatatcgtagcgatgcttagacgaagccctgcgtcggtagaacatcatcatcgtcaccacgtcgtcgtgctgacgaaactctccctcaacactcggctggatcggagttcgagggacatcatcgggctgaatgtgtgctgaactcggaggtgccgtgcgttcggtacttgatcggtcggatcgtgaagacatacgactacatcaatcgcgatgtgctaacgcttccgctttaggtctacgagggtacgtggacaacactctcccctctcgttgctatgcatcaccatgatcttgcgtgtgcgtaggaaatttttgaaattactatgttccccaacagtggtatccgagcctaggttttatgcgttgatgttgtgcacgagtagaacacaagtgagttgtgggcgatataagtcatactgcttaccagcatgtcatactttggttcggcggtattgttggatgaagcggc is from Triticum aestivum cultivar Chinese Spring chromosome 3A, IWGSC CS RefSeq v2.1, whole genome shotgun sequence and encodes:
- the LOC543487 gene encoding 2,3-bisphosphoglycerate-independent phosphoglycerate mutase, whose amino-acid sequence is MATTNWTLPDHPTLPKGKTVAVVVLDGWGEASPDQYNCIHVAQTPVMDSLKNGAPEKWRLVKAHGTAVGLPSDDDMGNSEVGHNALGAGRIFAQGAKLVDAALASGKIWEDEGFNYIKESFDKGTLHLIGLLSDGGVHSRLDQVQLIVKGASERGAKRIRLHILTDGRDVLDGSSVGFVETIENDLAQLREQGVDARIASGGGRMYVTMDRYENDWSVVKRGWDAQVLGEAPHKFQNALEAVKTLRAEPKANDQYLPPFVIVDESGKSVGPIVDGDAVVTFNFRADRMVMLAKALEFPDFDKFDRVRVPKIKYAGMLQYDGELKLPSKYLVSPPLIERTSGEYLVKNGVRTFACSETVKFGHVTFFWNGNRSGYFDETREEYVEIPSDSGITFNEQPKMKALEIAERTRDAILSGKFDQVRINLPNGDMVGHTGDIEATVVACKAADEAVKMVLDAVEQVGGIYLVTADHGNAEDMVKRNKAGQPMLDKSGSIQILTSHTLQPVPVAIGGPGLHPGVRFRSDIQTPGLANVAATVMNLHGFQAPADYETTLIEVVDK